Proteins from one Hyperolius riggenbachi isolate aHypRig1 chromosome 2, aHypRig1.pri, whole genome shotgun sequence genomic window:
- the LOC137547497 gene encoding uncharacterized protein, translated as MEAPGEQEQSEEHRETAAPARRATPTQARGREDAATPPVRTTTPVRRRGTLPLPPTRRETESEMSGAVSGLLGILQSHQTLITRQLQDEDRGHIMEQYKSHITSLQCELDAVHGHYRDELKMMHEMHRGEIDQLRAQHHQSVGQLQNMMQQMHQQKFFAQREILLACQLETDVICHKAMSKGSSPSASAGPRYRVTQAGCRASSSWFLTLVIITAARRDRSAHARFSTAKPRMRRPVTPAAMMMRSDRHDDTMRQEPGRASPTPGLGDAGNEGASGG; from the exons atggaagctcccggggaacaagaacaaagtgaggagcaccgagagactgcagcaccagcgcgcagggcaaccccgacacaggccagaggacgggaagatgctgccacaccaccagtgaggaccaccacaccagtgaggcgtcgaggtaccctccccctccccccaacaaggagagagacagagtccgagatgtccggggctgtctccggacttctcgggattcttcagagccaccaaactctcataacccggcagttgcaagatgaggacaggggccatatcatggagcagtacaagtcccacatcacttcactgcaatgtgagctcgacgctgtacatgggcactacagggacgagcttaaaatgatgcatgagatgcacagaggagaaatcgaccaactgcgtgcgcagcatcatcagtcggtgggccagctgcagaacatgatgcagcaaatgcatcaacaaa agttctttgcacagagggagatattgctggcTTGCCAGTTAGAAACAGATGTTATTTGCCACAAGGCAATGAGCAAG ggcTCCTCTCCGTCTGCCTCCGCTGGCCCCCGTTACCGTGTCACCCAGGCCGGGTGTCGAGCCAGCTCTTCCTGGTTCCTGACGCTCGTCATCATCACTGCGgcccggcgtgacaggtctgcacatgcgcggttttctaccgctaaaccgcgcatgcgcagacctgtcacgccggccgccatgatgatgcGAAGCGACCGGCATGATGACACGATGCGTCAGGAACCAGGAAGAGCCAGCCCGACACCCGGCCTGGGTGACGCCGGTAACGAGGGGGCaagcggaggctga